The Callithrix jacchus isolate 240 chromosome X, calJac240_pri, whole genome shotgun sequence genome contains a region encoding:
- the LOC100393650 gene encoding small ribosomal subunit protein eS4, X isoform-like — MARGPKKHLKRVAAPKHWMLDKLTGVFAPRPSTGPHKLRECLPLIIFLRNRLKYALTGDEVKKICMQRFIKIDGKVRTDITYPAGFMDVISIDKTGENFRLIYDTKGRFAVHRITP; from the coding sequence ATGGCTCGTGGTCCCAAGAAGCATCTGAAGCGGGTGGCAGCTCCAAAGCATTGGATGCTGGATAAATTGACCGGTGTGTTTGCTCCTCGTCCATCCACCGGTCCTCACAAGTTGAGAGAGTGTCTCCCCCTCATCATTTTCCTAAGGAACAGACTTAAGTATGCCTTGACAGGAGATGAAGTAAAGAAGATTTGCATGCAGCGGTTCATTAAGATTGATGGCAAAGTCCGAACTGATATAACCTACCCTGCTGGTTTCATGGATGTCATCAGCATTGACAAGACGGGAGAGAATTTCCGTCTGATCTATGACACCAAGGGTCGCTTTGCTGTACATCGTATTACACCTTAG